One window of Silurus meridionalis isolate SWU-2019-XX chromosome 9, ASM1480568v1, whole genome shotgun sequence genomic DNA carries:
- the sptbn1 gene encoding spectrin beta chain, non-erythrocytic 1 isoform X1 has translation MTTVAAEYDHMDIQQQYQDTVNNRWDEEWDNENSSARLFERSRIKALADEREAVQKKTFTKWVNSHLARVSCRITDLYMDLRDGRMLIKLLEVLSGEKLPKPTKGRMRIHCLENVDKALQFLKEQRVHLENMGSHDIVDGNHRLTLGLIWTIILRFQIQDISVVTEDNKEKRSAKDALLLWCQMKTAGYPNVNIHNFTTSWRDGMAFNALIHKHRPDLIDFDKLKKSNAHYNLQNAFNLAEQHLGLTKLLDPEDISVDHPDEKSVITYVVTYYHYFSKMKALKVEGKRIGKVLDNAIETEKMIEKYESLASDLLEWIEQTIIILNNRKFANSLVGVQQQLQAFNTYRTVEKPPKFTEKGNLEVLLFTIQSKMRANNQKVYMPREGKLISDINKAWERLEKAEHERELALRNELIRQEKLEQLARRFDRKAAMRETWLSENQRLVSQDNFGFDLQAVEAATKKHEAIETDIAAYEERVQAVVAVAKELEAENYHDIKRIAARKDNVLRLWDYLLELLKARRQRLEMNLGMQRVFQEMLYIMDWMDEMKMLLLSQDYGKHLLGVEDLLQKHALVETDIAIQADRVRAVNANAQKFAVDDEGYKPCDPQVIRDRVAHLEFCYQELTQLAAERRARLEESRRLWKFFWEMAEEEAWIREKEQILSSDDVGKDLTGAVRLLSKHRALEDEMSGRAGHLQHTVREGQAMADAGHFGEAKIRERIADVQAQWAALEQLAAVRKAHLEEACSLHQFQAEADDVDAWMLDALRIVSSDDVGHDEFSTQALVKKHKDAAAEVASYQPVIDSLHEQAQALPGELAQSADISGRLAGIEERYKELTELTRLRKQALQDALALYKMFSEADACEVWIDEKEQWLNSMDIPEKLEDLEVVQHRFESLEPEMNNQASRVAVVNQIARQLMHSGHPSEKDIKAQQDKLNTRWSQFRDLVDQKKESLNSALGVQNYHLDCNETKSWIREKTKVIESTQDLGNDLTGVMALQRKLTGMERDLAAIEAKLGDLRGEAERLAAEHPEQAKAITGRLAEIGNVWEELKDTLQNREASLGEASKLQQFLRQLDDFQSWLSRTQTAIASEDMPNTLAEAEKLLAQHEGIKHEIDNYEEDYQKMRDMGEMVTQGQTDAQHMFLRQRLQALDTGWNELHKMWENRQNLLSQSHAYQLFLRDTKQAETFLNNQEYVLAHTEMPTTLEGAEAAIRKQEDFMTTMDANEEKINGVVEAGRRLASDGNINVEKIQERATSIDDRHKKNREAAVELLMRLKDNRDLQKFLQDSQELSLWINEKMLTAQDMSYDEARNLHSKWLKHQAFMAELQSNKEWLDKIEKEGMQLVSEKPETEAVVKEKLMMLQSQWQELESTTQTKAQCLFDANKAELFTQSCADLDKWLAGLEGQIHSDDFGKDLTSVNILLKKQNMLENQVEVRRREVAELQSQAHVLQQEGKDTDEVDGRREVVEKKFKELLDPLKKRTNFLMASREIHQFNRDVEDEILWVEERMPLATSTDHGQNLQTVQMLIKKNQTLQKEIQGHQPRCDDIFERSQSIVTGDNPSVEAIRARLDELQELWNLLIQETAKRHERLEEAHRAQQYYFDAAEAEAWMSEQELYMMSEEKAKDEQSSVAMLKKHQILEQAVEDYAETVHQLSKTSRGLVADNHPESERIGMRQSQVDKLYAGLKDLSEERRGKLDERFRLFQLNREVDDLEQWIAEREVVAGSHELGQDYEHVTMLQERFREFARDTGNIGQERVDGVNRMADELINAGHTDAATVAEWKDGLNEAWADLLELIDTRTQILAASYELHKFYHDVKEILSRILDKHKKLPEELGRDQNTVEALQRMHTTFEHDIQALGSQVRQLQEDATRLQSAYAGDKADDIQRRESEVLDAWRNLLEACEGRRARLLDTGDKFRFFNMVRDLMLWMEDVIRLIEAQEKPRDVSSVELLMNNHQGIKAEIDARNDSFTACIELGKSLLARKHYASEEIKERLLQLTDKRKEMIDKWEDRWEWLRLILEVHQFSRDAGVAEAWLLGQEPYLSSREVGQSVDDVEKLIKRHEAFEKSAATWEERFSALERLTTLELLEVRRRQEEEERRRKPPTPEPEQVIEAQQREGEQIAQNGLPSDQESPRDGVDGEIVNGVPEKSSKEASPIPSPNSGRRAKGSQSSTLPAKSQESSSAQLEGFLHRKHEYEGHNKKASNRSWHNVYCVMNNQEMGFYKDNKNAGQGIPYHNEIPVSLKDAVCEVAVDYKKKKHVFKLRVTNGNEYLFQAKDDEEMNTWMQAIQNAVSGSSPSEKSDVTPSNQSTPASSRAHTLPATVTLTTESSPGKREKDKEKDKEKRFSLFSKKKQ, from the exons ATGAGCGTGAGGCAGTGCAGAAGAAGACCTTTACAAAATGGGTCAATTCCCACCTGGCCCGAGTCTCCTGCCGCATTACAGACCTGTACATGGATCTACGAGATGGACGCATGCTCATCAAGCTCCTTGAGGTGCTCTCTGGAGAAAAGCTG CCCAAACCTACAAAGGGCCGGATGAGAATCCACTGTCTGGAAAATGTGGATAAAGCCCTGCAGTTCCTCAAGGAGCAACGCGTTCACCTGGAGAACATGGGCTCCCATGACATTGTCGACGGCAACCATCGTCTCACGCTCGGTCTCATCTGGACAATCATTCTCCGCTTCCAG ATCCAAGACATCAGTGTTGTAACAGAAGACAATAAAGAGAAACGCTCAGCTAAAGACGCTCTGCTTCTGTGGTGCCAGATGAAGACAGCAGG CTATCCAAATGTCAACATCCACAACTTCACCACCAGCTGGCGTGATGGAATGGCATTCAATGCTCTCATTCACAAACACAG GCCAGATCTTATTGATTTCGACAAGTTGAAGAAGTCTAATGCTCACTACAACCTGCAAAATGCCTTCAACTTGGCTGAGCAGCACCTAGGCCTCACTAAACTGCTTGACCCTGAGG atATCAGTGTGGATCATCCTGATGAGAAGTCAGTTATCACCTATGTCGTCACATACTACCATTATTTCTCCAAGATGAAGGCTCTGAAGGTGGAAGGCAAACGTATTGGCAAA GTGCTTGATAACGCCATTGAAACGGAGAAGATGATCGAGAAATATGAGTCTCTCGCATCAGACCTACTGGAGTGGATTGAGCAGACCATCATCATCCTGAACAACCGCAAATTTGCTAATTCTTTAGTCGGAGTCCAGCAGCAACTCCAGGCCTTCAATACATATCGCACTGTAGAGAAGCCTCCCAA GTTCACAGAAAAAGGTAATCTGGAGGTCCTTCTGTTCACAATTCAGAGCAAAATGAGAGCCAACAACCAGAAAGTGTACATGCCAAGAGAGGGCAAACTTATCTCTGACATCAACAAG GCCTGGGAGCGCCTAGAGAAGGCAGAACATGAGCGTGAGCTGGCCCTGAGGAACGAGCTGATCCGTCAGGAAAAGCTTGAGCAGCTGGCACGCCGATTTGATCGCAAGGCAGCAATGAGAGAAACTTGGCTCAGCGAGAACCAGCGGCTAGTGTCACAG GACAACTTTGGCTTCGACCTCCAGGCAGTGGAGGCAGCCACCAAGAAGCACGAAGCCATTGAGACGGACATCGCTGCCTACGAGGAGCGTGTGCAAGCTGTGGTGGCCGTGGCAAAAGAGCTTGAAGCAGAGAACTACCACGATATCAAGCGCATTGCGGCACGTAAGGATAATGTTCTGCGGCTTTGGGACTACCTACTGGAGCTGCTCAAGGCACGCAGGCAGAGGCTGGAGATGAACCTGGGCATGCAGCGTGTTTTCCAGGAGATGCTCTACATTATGGACTGGATGGATGAGATGAAG ATGCTGCTGCTGTCTCAGGATTATGGGAAGCACTTGctgggagtggaagatctgcttcaAAAACATGCCCTGGTGGAGACTGATATTGCAATCCAGGCTGACCGTGTGCGGGCTGTAAATGCTAATGCCCAGAAATTTGCTGTGGATGATGAAG GTTACAAGCCATGTGACCCACAAGTGATTCGCGATCGTGTTGCTCACCTGGAGTTCTGTTACCAGGAGTTGACGCAGCTGGCGGCTGAGCGACGCGCACGTCTGGAGGAGTCTCGGCGTCTCTGGAAGTTTTTCTGGGAGATGGCTGAAGAGGAGGCCTGGATCCGTGAGAAGGAGCAGATCCTGTCATCAGATGACGTGGGCAAGGACCTGACAGGTGCTGTGCGTTTACTGAGTAAGCACCGGGCTCTTGAGGATGAGATGAGCGGTCGAGCAGGGCACCTGCAGCACACAGTGCGTGAGGGACAGGCGATGGCTGATGCCGGACACTTTGGAGAGGCCAAGATCCGCGAGCGCATAGCCGATGTGCAGGCTCAGTGGGCGGCTCTGGAGCAACTTGCTGCTGTTCGGAAGGCACACCTAGAGGAGGCCTGCAGCTTGCACCAGTTCCAGGCTGAAGCCGATGATGTGGATGCGTGGATGTTGGATGCACTGCGCATTGTCTCAAGTGATGACGTCGGCCATGATGAGTTCTCCACACAGGCACTGGTCAAGAAACATAAGGACGCAGCCGCCGAGGTGGCCAGCTACCAGCCTGTGATTGACTCATTGCATGAGCAGGCTCAGGCCCTTCCCGGTGAGCTGGCCCAGTCGGCCGACATAAGTGGACGCCTGGCAGGCATCGAGGAACGCTACAAGGAGCTGACAGAACTCACCAGGCTGAGAAAACAGGCTCTGCAAGATGCACTAGCTCTCTATAAGATGTTCAGTGAGGCCGATGCCTGTGAGGTGTGGATCGACGAAAAGGAGCAGTGGCTCAACAGCATGGACATTCCAGAGAAACTGGAGGATCTGGAAGTTGTACAGCACAG GTTCGAGAGTCTGGAGCCTGAGATGAATAACCAAGCATCCCGTGTGGCTGTGGTCAATCAGATCGCCCGGCAGCTAATGCACAGTGGACACCCCAGCGAGAAGGATATCAAGGCTCAGCAGGACAAACTGAACACCAg GTGGAGTCAGTTCAGAGACTTGGTGGACCAGAAGAAGGAGTCCCTAAACTCTGCACTTGGTGTTCAGAACTATCACCTGGACTGCAACGAGACAAAGTCATGGATCCGCGAGAAGACCAAAGTAATCGAGTCCACTCAGGACCTGGGTAACGACCTGACAGGAGTCATGGCTCTGCAGCGCAAGCTAACAGGGATGGAACGTGACCTGGCAGCCATTGAGGCCAAGCTGGGAGACCTGCGTGGAGAGGCAGAGCGTCTAGCAGCTGAGCATCCTGAGCAAGCCAAGGCCATCACAGGCAGGCTGGCAGAGATCGGAAATGTATGGGAGGAGCTGAAGGACACCCTACAAAACCGGGAGGCCTCTCTGGGTGAGGCCAGCAAGCTGCAGCAATTCCTTCGCCAGCTGGATGACTTCCAGTCATGGCTGTCTCGCACGCAGACGGCCATCGCCTCTGAGGACATGCCCAACACCTTGGCCGAGGCTGAGAAGCTTCTCGCCCAACACGAAGGTATAAAGCATGAGATTGACAACTACGAAGAGGACTATCAGAAGATGCGGGACATGGGTGAAATGGTGACCCAGGGCCAGACGGATGCCCAGCACATGTTTCTGAGACAACGCCTGCAGGCATTGGATACAGGTTGGAACGAGCTCCATAAGATGTGGGAGAACCGTCAGAACCTCCTGTCCCAGTCTCATGCTTACCAGCTGTTCCTTAGAGACACCAAACAGGCTGAGACCTTCCTCAACAATCAG gAGTATGTCTTGGCCCACACTGAGATGCCCACCACTCTAGAAGGAGCTGAAGCTGCTATTAGAAAACAGGAGGACTTCATGACCACAATGGATGCTAATGAGGAGAAGATCAATGGTGTGGTGGAGGCCGGACGCAGATTAGCTAGTGACGGAAACATCAATGTTGAGAAGATTCAAGAGAGAGCAACTTCCATTGATGACAG ACATAAGAAGAACCGTGAGGCAGCTGTGGAGCTCCTGATGAGACTAAAAGATAACAGAGACCTGCAGAAGTTCTTGCAGGACAGCCAGGAG CTGTCTCTGTGGATAAACGAGAAGATGCTGACAGCGCAGGACATGTCATATGATGAGGCCAGAAACCTGCACAGCAAGTGGCTCAAGCACCAAGCCTTCATGGCCGAACTCCAGTCCAACAAAGAGTGGCTGGATAAGATTGAAAAG GAAGGAATGCAACTGGTGTCAGAGAAGCCTGAAACGGAGGCTGTGGTTAAGGAGAAGCTGATGATGCTGCAGTCGCAGTGGCAGGAGCTGGAGTCTACAACACAGACCAAAGCACAGTGCCTGTTCGATGCCAACAAGGCCGAGCTGTTCACGCAGAGCTGTGCCGATCTCGACAAGTGGCTGGCAGGTCTGGAGGGTCAGATCCATTCAGATGACTTTGGCAAAGAtctaaccagtgtcaacatcCTGCTGAAGAAACAAAAT ATGCTAGAGAACCAGGTGGAGGTGCGTAGGAGAGAAGTGGCAGAACTCCAGTCGCAGGCTCACGTGCTGCAGCAGGAGGGCAAGGACACAGATGAGGTGGACGGGCGGCGTGAGGTAGTGGAGAAGAAGTTCAAGGAGCTGCTGGATCCCCTTAAGAAGAGGACGAACTTCCTCATGGCATCCAGGGAGATCCATCAGTTCAACCGTGATGTTGAAGAtgaaatt CTTTGGGTTGAGGAGAGGATGCCCCTCGCTACATCAACAGACCATGGTCAAAACTTACAAACAGTTCAGATGCTAATTAAGAAGAACCAG ACCCTGCAGAAGGAGATTCAGGGCCATCAACCGCGCTGTGACGACATCTTTGAGCGCAGCCAGAGCATCGTGACGGGAGACAACCCAAGCGTGGAGGCCATCAGAGCACGTCTTgatgagctacaggagctctgGAACCTCCTCATCCAAGAGACAGCAAAGAGACACGAGCGGCTAGAGGAAGCCCATCGGGCGCAGCAGTACTACTTTGATGCTGCTGAGGCGGAGGCCTGGATGAGCGAACAGGAGCTTTACATGATGTCAGAGGAGAAAGCTAAG GATGAACAGAGCTCCGTGGCCATGCTGAAGAAACATCAGATCCTAGAGCAGGCAGTGGAGGACTATGCCGAGACGGTTCATCAGCTTTCCAAGACCAGCCGTGGTCTGGTGGCTGACAATCACCCTGAGAG TGAGAGAATAGGTATGCGGCAGTCACAGGTGGATAAGCTGTACGCAGGACTTAAGGATCTTtcagaggagaggagagggaaACTGGATGAGAGGTTCCGCCTTTTCCAGCTGAACCGCGAGGTGGATGATCTGGAGCAGTGGATCGCTGAGAGAGAAGTAGTGGCAGGATCTCATGAGCTGGGCCAGGACTACGAGCACGTCACT ATGCTGCAAGAGCGCTTCCGTGAGTTCGCCCGTGACACTGGAAACATCGGTCAGGAACGTGTGGACGGTGTAAACCGGATGGCTGACGAGCTTATCAACGCAGGCCATACCGACGCTGCGACTGTAGCCGAGTGGAAAGATGGGCTTAACGAGGCCTGGGCGGATCTTCTGGAGCTGATTGACACTCGCACGCAGATCCTGGCAGCATCTTATGAGCTGCATAAGTTTTACCATGATGTGAAAGAGATTCTAAGTCGCATCCTGGACAAGCACAAGAAGCTTCCAGAAGAACTCGGGCGAGACCAGAACACAGTTGAGGCGCTTCAAAGGATGCACACGACCTTTGAACATGACATACAGGCACTTGGTTCACAG GTGAGGCAGCTGCAGGAGGATGCAACACGTTTGCAGTCGGCGTATGCCGGTGATAAGGCAGACGATATCCAACGCAGGGAGAGTGAAGTACTGGACGCATGGAGGAACCTTCTGGAAGCCTGTGAAGGACGGAGGGCACGTTTGCTTGACACAGGAGACAAGTTCCGCTTTTTCAACATGGTGCGTGACCTCATGCTCTGGATGGAAGACGTCATCCGCCTCATTGAGGCCCAGGAGAAaccaag GGATGTGTCTTCTGTGGAGCTGCTCATGAATAACCACCAGGGCATCAAGGCCGAGATAGATGCACGTAACGACAGCTTCACCGCCTGCATAGAGCTGGGCAAGTCTCTGCTGGCACGCAAACACTACGCATCAGAGGAG ATTAAAGAAAGGTTGCTACAGTTGACAGacaagagaaaagaaatgattGACAAATGGGAGGACAGATGGGAGTGGCTAAGACTGA TTTTGGAAGTGCACCAGTTTTCACGAGACGCGGGGGTAGCCGAGGCATGGTTGCTGGGTCAGGAGCCGTACCTGTCCAGTAGGGAGGTGGGTCAGAGTGTGGACGATGTGGAGAAGTTGATCAAGAGGCACGAGGCATTTGAGAAGTCAGCTGCTACTTGGGAGGAACGCTTTTCTGCGCTCGAGCGGCTGACTACG CTGGAATTACTGGAAGTGAGAAGAAGgcaagaagaagaggagagaagaagaaaacccCCAACGCCAGAGCCAGAGCAGGTCATTGAGGCACAGCAAAG AGAAGGAGAGCAGATTGCTCAGAACGGACTGCCGTCAGACCAGGAGTCACCACGG GACGGAGTGGACGGGGAAATAGTGAACGGCGTGCCAGAGAAGAGCTCTAAGGAGGCGAGTCCTATCCCATCCCCGAACTCAGGCAGACGCGCAAAGGGCAGCCAATCGTCCACCCTGCCGGCCAAAAGTCAAGAGTCTTCCTCCGCTCAGCTGGAGGGCTTCCTGCACCGTAAGCATGAGTATGAGGGCCACAACAAGAAAGCGTCCAACAG GTCCTGGCATAATGTGTACTGTGTTATGAACAACCAAGAGATGGGCTTCTATAAAGACAACAAAAATGCTGGGCAGGGCATTCCATACCACAATGAGATCCCCGTCAGCCTGAAGGATGCCGTCTGCGAGGTTGCTGTCGACtacaagaagaagaagcatgTCTTCAAATTGAG AGTGACAAACGGAAACGAGTATCTCTTCCAAGCCAAAGATGAT GAGGAGATGAACACGTGGATGCAGGCTATTCAGAATGCAGTCAGCGGCTCCTCCCCTTCGGAGAAATCTGACGTTACACCTAGCAACCAGAGCACTCCTGCCTCCAGCCGCGCCCACACTCTCCCGGCAACTGTTACCCTGACAACCGAGTCGAGCCCAGGCAAACGGGAGAAGGACaaggagaaagacaaagagaagcGTTTCAGTCTCTTCAGCAAGAAGAAGCAGTAG